In the Streptomyces katrae genome, one interval contains:
- a CDS encoding flavin reductase family protein, whose product MTDRSPSASAEGYEDPDAARLALRRLASSVTVLTVSRDGVRHGTTASAVVTLSRDPLVLGACLRPTSTFAAMVRRAGRFSVNVLGSAQQDVARRFANPQRPLGDAQFEGFDWSTDPLTGAPLIGGSLAHMACRVLGWHQVGDHDMLLAEVTGGSHTVDSPMLSFAGRMHSACVTPASSVSVPASPREVV is encoded by the coding sequence CTGACGGACCGTTCGCCCTCGGCGTCCGCCGAGGGGTACGAGGACCCCGACGCGGCCCGCCTGGCCCTGCGGCGGCTGGCGTCGAGCGTGACGGTGCTGACGGTCAGCCGTGACGGGGTGCGGCACGGCACCACCGCCAGCGCCGTGGTCACCCTGTCCCGCGACCCGCTGGTCCTGGGCGCGTGCCTGCGGCCCACCTCGACGTTCGCGGCGATGGTCCGCCGGGCCGGCCGCTTCTCGGTGAACGTCCTCGGCTCGGCCCAGCAGGACGTGGCCCGCCGCTTCGCCAATCCGCAGCGCCCGCTCGGCGACGCCCAGTTCGAGGGGTTCGACTGGTCCACCGATCCGCTCACCGGGGCCCCGCTGATCGGCGGGAGCCTGGCCCACATGGCCTGCCGGGTGCTCGGCTGGCACCAGGTCGGCGACCACGACATGCTCCTCGCCGAGGTCACGGGCGGCTCCCACACCGTCGACTCCCCGATGCTCAGCTTCGCCGGGCGCATGCACAGCGCCTGCGTCACCCCCGCCTCTTCCGTCTCCGTTCCCGCTTCCCCCCGTGAGGTTGTGTGA
- a CDS encoding VlmB-like protein, with amino-acid sequence MTTLPQIPVEADWDRAPNLLDGAQEMTLTAEECDLGYWLSAVAQGTLRGRAEAGHDAVTPAHMREEGPLREALVLELGNRSLAESRAVNVLSHYVIGAPGVVEQEFFTTQVVDEARHAMIFRKHLVDLGVPEAGLLEFIREQGTDYTRRVLNPIAEFATTVVRDEGDFIGAVAVFTIVIEGVLAPAAELSERKWTLLDPAAAEIARGASIDEIRHLTVGSSIVREHLARNPSYRPRLIELIRRGRQLWDELPSEEFVLEREELFQQGMFAHAELLKDYEVFPGCKLLETTPKERYDLAERWTDDMAEVRLPYMGIPEAVDLIRTHPR; translated from the coding sequence ATGACCACCCTTCCGCAGATCCCCGTCGAGGCCGACTGGGACCGCGCGCCCAACCTGCTCGACGGCGCCCAGGAGATGACCCTGACGGCCGAGGAGTGCGACCTGGGGTACTGGCTGTCGGCCGTGGCGCAGGGGACCCTGCGCGGGCGGGCCGAAGCCGGGCACGACGCGGTCACCCCGGCGCACATGCGCGAGGAGGGACCGCTGCGCGAGGCGCTCGTGCTGGAGCTGGGCAACCGGTCGCTGGCCGAGTCCCGGGCCGTGAACGTGCTGTCCCACTACGTCATCGGCGCGCCCGGCGTCGTCGAGCAGGAGTTCTTCACCACGCAGGTGGTCGACGAGGCCCGGCACGCGATGATCTTCCGCAAGCACCTGGTCGACCTCGGGGTGCCGGAGGCCGGGCTGCTGGAGTTCATCCGGGAGCAGGGCACCGACTACACCCGGCGGGTGCTGAACCCGATCGCCGAGTTCGCCACGACCGTCGTGCGCGACGAGGGCGACTTCATCGGCGCGGTCGCGGTGTTCACCATCGTCATCGAGGGCGTGCTCGCCCCGGCGGCCGAGCTGAGCGAGCGCAAGTGGACGCTGCTGGACCCGGCGGCCGCCGAGATCGCCCGCGGGGCCTCCATCGACGAGATCCGCCACCTGACGGTCGGCAGCTCCATCGTCCGCGAGCACCTCGCGCGCAATCCCTCGTACCGGCCGCGGCTGATCGAGCTGATCCGGCGCGGCCGGCAGCTGTGGGACGAGCTGCCGTCGGAGGAGTTCGTGCTGGAGCGCGAGGAGCTGTTCCAGCAGGGCATGTTCGCCCACGCCGAGCTGCTGAAGGACTACGAGGTGTTCCCCGGCTGCAAGCTGCTGGAGACCACCCCGAAGGAGCGCTACGACCTCGCCGAACGGTGGACCGACGACATGGCGGAGGTCCGGCTGCCGTACATGGGCATCCCGGAGGCCGTCGACCTGATCCGCACCCACCCGAGGTAG
- a CDS encoding APC family permease, with protein sequence MTSTIPARTAERPDTAAGPGLRRTLTTPRIVFLVVAAAAPMSGVVGSVPLAYALGNGAGVPATFALAGLILLCFSVGYAAMSRHVVGAGGFYTYIGQGLGRPLAVAGGLTAVVAYTAAVAGVAGAFGYFAELVATAHRLPVPWPVWTGAALALTAVMGYRRIDLSARLLAVLMVTEVAVLGLLALAIGVRHGADTLPATTFAPGTVFTPGLGVALMFALISYVGFEAAALYGEESRDPKRSVPVATYASVVLITVFFALISWAAVGAIGADRVAGTAGKQLGDLFFRLSDDYLGGFATGVMQVLLCTSLFGALLGLHTAANRYLFVLGRERVLPASLARVHPRHASPYRASVVLSVATAAVCGLFALAGAHPYTTLATTMLALGTVGIVALQAAVAVAVLVFFRRHPEAHWWRTRLAPVLALAGLGGALWLLLDNFALVTGTDSMWVNRIPWLMAAAALGGLGYGWWLRARAPERYRAIATAAHDVPRPQDIP encoded by the coding sequence GTGACCTCCACGATTCCCGCGAGAACCGCGGAGCGCCCGGACACCGCCGCCGGTCCCGGGCTGCGGCGGACCCTGACCACCCCCCGGATCGTCTTCCTGGTGGTCGCCGCGGCGGCCCCCATGTCCGGGGTGGTGGGCTCGGTGCCCCTCGCCTACGCCCTCGGCAACGGGGCGGGGGTGCCCGCCACGTTCGCCCTCGCCGGGCTGATCCTGCTGTGCTTCTCCGTCGGGTACGCGGCGATGAGCCGGCACGTGGTGGGCGCGGGCGGCTTCTACACGTACATCGGCCAGGGTCTGGGCAGGCCCCTGGCCGTCGCGGGCGGGCTGACGGCCGTCGTCGCCTACACGGCGGCCGTCGCGGGGGTGGCCGGGGCCTTCGGGTACTTCGCCGAACTCGTCGCCACCGCCCACCGCCTGCCGGTGCCCTGGCCGGTGTGGACGGGCGCGGCGCTGGCCCTGACGGCCGTGATGGGCTACCGGCGGATCGACCTCAGCGCCCGCCTGCTGGCGGTGCTGATGGTCACCGAGGTGGCGGTACTGGGGCTGCTCGCGCTGGCCATCGGCGTACGGCACGGCGCGGACACCCTGCCCGCCACCACCTTCGCCCCGGGCACGGTCTTCACCCCGGGGCTCGGGGTGGCGCTGATGTTCGCCCTGATCTCGTACGTGGGCTTCGAGGCGGCCGCGCTGTACGGCGAGGAGAGCCGCGACCCCAAGCGGAGCGTGCCCGTGGCGACGTACGCGTCCGTCGTGCTCATCACGGTGTTCTTCGCGCTGATCAGCTGGGCGGCCGTCGGGGCGATCGGCGCGGACCGGGTGGCCGGCACCGCCGGGAAGCAGCTCGGGGACCTGTTCTTCCGGCTGTCCGACGACTACCTGGGCGGCTTCGCGACGGGCGTGATGCAGGTCCTGCTCTGCACCAGCCTGTTCGGCGCGCTGCTCGGGCTGCACACCGCCGCCAACCGGTACCTGTTCGTCCTGGGCCGCGAGCGGGTGCTGCCGGCCTCCCTGGCCCGGGTGCATCCGCGGCACGCCTCCCCGTACCGGGCGAGCGTGGTGCTGTCGGTGGCCACGGCCGCCGTGTGCGGCCTGTTCGCGCTCGCGGGCGCGCACCCGTACACCACCCTGGCGACGACCATGCTGGCCCTGGGGACCGTGGGGATCGTCGCCCTCCAGGCGGCGGTGGCGGTGGCGGTGCTGGTGTTCTTCCGGCGGCACCCCGAGGCCCACTGGTGGCGGACCCGGCTGGCCCCGGTGCTGGCCCTGGCCGGGCTGGGGGGAGCGCTGTGGCTGCTGCTGGACAACTTCGCGCTGGTCACCGGGACCGACTCCATGTGGGTCAACCGGATCCCCTGGCTGATGGCCGCCGCCGCGCTCGGCGGGCTCGGCTACGGCTGGTGGCTGCGGGCCCGCGCGCCCGAGCGGTACCGGGCGATCGCCACCGCCGCCCATGACGTACCGCGACCGCAGGACATCCCGTAA
- the serS gene encoding serine--tRNA ligase has translation MHDPHSLLQEEAEADLARRGYLLDRDALRTLTERRARLIAERDKLRAEQNRSAKVGGPPDAAARARLQEARERLRSVSEELKAVEGGLGALLPTVPNRPYADVPDGTEQDPPVVRRVWGEVPGFEFEPRDHVDVGTRLGILDPVRAAKLSGSRFAVTRGAGARLERALAAFLLDLHTTEHGYTEHGVPHLVSRETMTGTGQLPKFEDDLFLTNAADRDLLLIPTAEVPLVNLYRGETLQEDQLPLALTAFTPCYRAEAGSYGRDTRGLVRLHQFEKVELVRICHPDRSAEELELLTGHAETALRRLGLAHRVVELRAGDLGFAARRTYDIEVWLPGQGTYREISSCSDCGDFQGRRAGIRVRGRDGRKAFAATLNGSALPVGRTLVAVLEQYQRADGSVTVPPALVPYTGFSAIAPDGSPVVSAA, from the coding sequence ATGCACGACCCGCACAGTCTGCTCCAGGAGGAGGCGGAGGCCGATCTGGCCCGCCGCGGCTACCTCCTGGACCGGGACGCCCTGCGCACCCTGACCGAACGGCGCGCCCGGCTGATCGCCGAGCGGGACAAGCTGCGGGCCGAGCAGAACCGCTCGGCGAAGGTCGGCGGCCCGCCGGACGCGGCCGCCCGGGCCCGGCTCCAGGAGGCACGGGAACGGCTGCGGTCGGTGTCGGAGGAGCTCAAGGCCGTGGAGGGCGGGCTCGGGGCGCTGCTGCCCACCGTCCCCAACCGGCCGTACGCCGACGTGCCGGACGGGACCGAGCAGGACCCGCCGGTGGTGCGGCGGGTCTGGGGGGAGGTGCCGGGCTTCGAGTTCGAGCCGCGCGACCACGTGGACGTCGGCACCCGGCTGGGGATCCTGGACCCGGTGCGCGCCGCCAAGCTGTCGGGCTCGCGCTTCGCGGTGACCCGGGGGGCGGGGGCCCGGCTGGAACGGGCGCTGGCCGCGTTCCTGCTGGACCTGCACACCACCGAGCACGGCTACACCGAGCACGGGGTGCCGCACCTGGTCAGCCGGGAGACGATGACCGGGACCGGGCAGCTGCCGAAGTTCGAGGACGACCTGTTCCTGACGAACGCCGCCGACCGCGACCTGCTGCTGATCCCGACGGCGGAGGTCCCCCTGGTCAACCTCTACCGGGGCGAGACCCTTCAGGAGGACCAGCTCCCCCTCGCCCTCACCGCGTTCACGCCCTGCTACCGGGCGGAGGCCGGCTCGTACGGGCGGGACACCCGCGGGCTGGTGCGGCTGCACCAGTTCGAGAAGGTGGAGCTGGTGCGGATCTGCCACCCCGACCGGTCCGCCGAGGAGCTGGAGCTGCTGACCGGGCACGCCGAGACGGCCCTGCGGCGGCTGGGCCTGGCGCACCGGGTGGTGGAACTGCGCGCCGGGGACCTCGGGTTCGCGGCCCGGCGCACCTATGACATCGAGGTGTGGCTGCCGGGCCAGGGGACCTACCGGGAGATCTCCTCCTGCTCGGACTGCGGCGACTTCCAGGGCCGCCGGGCCGGCATCCGGGTGCGCGGCCGGGACGGGCGCAAGGCCTTCGCGGCCACCCTGAACGGTTCGGCGCTGCCGGTGGGCCGCACCCTGGTGGCGGTCCTGGAGCAGTACCAGCGTGCGGACGGCTCGGTGACCGTGCCGCCCGCGCTGGTCCCGTACACCGGCTTCTCGGCGATCGCCCCGGACGGCTCGCCGGTGGTCAGCGCCGCCTGA
- a CDS encoding 4'-phosphopantetheinyl transferase family protein, protein MDAWLVDLDQVAPQDISAHYPEGLTEEELRRGAEFVHARAAHRFFRARLTVRRLLAERLGIAAHDLRIAYDPAGKPYLPDQPGTHVSWSRSDGLLLLGATETGPIGVDVELVRPATSSLDVLAFVYPGVPDGVGAGTFFHAWTLLEAAVKATGRGLADGAREVDLAFGPDGSVTLRGITGHGPLPWHGHTALQPTRQDCPWAMTAFVSRELPPVTVLTWPDRADDLVRSPARSRALPPAGSPAGSPAGSPAEGIRRR, encoded by the coding sequence ATGGACGCATGGCTGGTCGACCTCGACCAGGTCGCCCCCCAGGACATCAGTGCGCACTACCCCGAGGGCCTGACCGAGGAAGAGCTGCGGCGCGGCGCCGAGTTCGTCCACGCCCGGGCGGCCCACCGCTTCTTCCGGGCCCGCCTCACCGTCCGCCGGCTGCTCGCCGAACGGCTCGGGATCGCCGCGCACGACCTGCGCATCGCCTACGACCCGGCCGGCAAGCCCTACCTGCCCGACCAGCCCGGCACGCACGTCAGCTGGTCCCGCTCCGACGGGCTGCTGCTGCTCGGAGCCACCGAGACCGGGCCCATCGGGGTGGACGTGGAGCTGGTCCGCCCGGCCACCAGCAGCCTCGACGTGCTCGCCTTCGTCTACCCGGGGGTGCCGGACGGGGTCGGCGCCGGCACCTTCTTCCACGCATGGACCCTGCTGGAGGCCGCCGTCAAGGCCACCGGGCGCGGACTGGCCGACGGCGCCCGGGAGGTGGACCTGGCCTTCGGGCCGGACGGCTCGGTCACCCTGCGCGGGATCACCGGGCACGGCCCCCTGCCCTGGCACGGGCACACCGCGCTCCAGCCCACCCGGCAGGACTGCCCGTGGGCGATGACCGCGTTCGTGTCCCGGGAGCTGCCCCCGGTGACGGTCCTGACCTGGCCGGACCGCGCCGACGACCTCGTACGGTCACCGGCGCGGTCGCGGGCGCTGCCCCCGGCCGGCTCCCCGGCCGGCTCCCCGGCGGGGAGCCCGGCCGAGGGGATCAGGCGGCGCTGA
- a CDS encoding C45 family autoproteolytic acyltransferase/hydolase, with product MNDPAAAGPGISHIRACGTPYEIGRAHGAALAAPLRAFLDDGLARLNHLVPEPLTLRTLLPAVTAHRRAVTDCLPDLAEEVAGLADGAGTSEDEAWLLQLRREILGYSKIRTGGDCTTYARTGPGAGPPVLAQTVDLNGDLDTHISVLEIARAGTARRSLVLSFAGLLGYLGLNSDGLAVGLNLVLGGTWGPGVPPYLAIRHLLDTAADTGQALKLLADLPLASSRSLMLCDPERALYVEHLDGDLRVTEAAAPGALAHTNHYLHPDFAPADELNVFARNSSLRRLRAATEGLAALPATATPEDHLDLLSRPPLRVPGRGDIRTERTVAAAVMLPAAGRLHLRPGDPARSRTRVFGL from the coding sequence ATGAACGACCCCGCCGCCGCAGGCCCCGGCATCAGCCACATACGGGCCTGCGGCACCCCGTACGAGATCGGCCGCGCCCACGGCGCGGCCCTCGCCGCGCCCCTGCGCGCCTTCCTCGACGACGGCCTGGCCCGCCTCAACCACCTCGTCCCCGAGCCCCTGACCCTCCGCACCCTCCTCCCGGCCGTCACCGCCCACCGGCGGGCCGTCACCGACTGCCTGCCCGACCTCGCCGAGGAGGTGGCCGGCCTCGCCGACGGCGCCGGCACCTCCGAGGACGAGGCCTGGCTGCTCCAGCTGCGCCGCGAGATCCTCGGCTACTCCAAGATCCGCACCGGCGGCGACTGCACCACGTACGCCCGCACCGGCCCCGGCGCCGGCCCGCCCGTCCTCGCCCAGACCGTCGACCTCAACGGGGACCTCGACACCCACATCAGCGTCCTGGAGATCGCCCGCGCCGGCACCGCCCGCCGCTCCCTGGTCCTCAGCTTCGCCGGCCTGCTGGGCTACCTCGGCCTCAACAGCGACGGCCTCGCCGTCGGACTGAACCTGGTCCTCGGCGGCACCTGGGGCCCCGGCGTCCCCCCGTACCTGGCCATCCGCCACCTCCTCGACACGGCCGCCGACACCGGCCAGGCCCTCAAACTCCTCGCGGACCTCCCCCTGGCCAGCTCCCGCTCCCTCATGCTCTGCGACCCCGAGCGGGCCCTGTACGTGGAACACCTCGACGGGGACCTGCGCGTCACCGAGGCCGCCGCCCCCGGCGCGCTCGCCCACACCAACCACTACCTCCACCCGGACTTCGCCCCCGCCGACGAACTCAACGTCTTCGCCCGCAACTCCTCGCTGCGGCGCCTGCGCGCGGCCACCGAAGGCCTGGCCGCCCTCCCCGCCACCGCGACCCCCGAGGACCACCTGGACCTGCTGTCCCGGCCGCCGCTGCGCGTCCCCGGACGCGGGGACATCCGTACCGAACGCACGGTCGCCGCGGCCGTCATGCTCCCCGCGGCCGGCCGCCTCCACCTCCGCCCGGGCGACCCCGCACGCTCCCGCACCCGCGTCTTCGGCCTGTAG
- a CDS encoding GNAT family N-acetyltransferase, with protein MSWTEHAAAVLENDRVRLTPITGADREGIRAVAMDPGIWRYFVAAVETDADFEAFFDACLADHAAGRRTVFTITDKESGRTAGSMSFGNMAEADRRLELGWSWLGRDFRGRGVNHWAKALLLEHAFEVLGAERAEFKTDVLNVQARRGLVNIGATEEGVLRSFNYMPGGRRRDAVFYSILRAEWPAVRAHLARGPKKAVPA; from the coding sequence ATGAGCTGGACCGAGCACGCCGCCGCCGTCCTGGAGAACGACCGGGTGCGCCTCACCCCGATCACCGGCGCCGACCGCGAGGGCATCCGGGCCGTGGCCATGGACCCCGGCATCTGGCGCTACTTCGTCGCCGCCGTCGAGACCGACGCCGACTTCGAGGCCTTCTTCGACGCCTGCCTCGCCGACCACGCCGCCGGCCGCCGCACCGTCTTCACCATCACCGACAAGGAGTCCGGCCGCACCGCCGGCAGCATGAGCTTCGGCAACATGGCCGAGGCCGACCGCCGCCTGGAACTCGGCTGGTCCTGGCTCGGCCGCGACTTCCGCGGCCGCGGCGTCAACCACTGGGCCAAGGCCCTCCTGCTGGAGCACGCCTTCGAGGTCCTCGGCGCCGAACGCGCCGAGTTCAAGACCGACGTCCTCAACGTCCAGGCCCGCCGCGGCCTCGTCAACATCGGCGCCACCGAGGAAGGCGTCCTGCGCAGCTTCAACTACATGCCCGGCGGCCGCCGCCGCGACGCCGTCTTCTACAGCATCCTGCGCGCCGAATGGCCCGCCGTCCGGGCGCACCTCGCGCGCGGCCCCAAGAAGGCCGTCCCGGCATGA
- a CDS encoding acyl carrier protein: MPDTTHTTDTTDTTDTALEDAARDQLALVLVPEVPAEEIDPDADMVAAYGLTSLNKVLFLTEVCEETGVDLAHFTEHDLADMKTLRDVTAALARHHHATATATVTTTGA, translated from the coding sequence ATGCCTGACACCACCCACACCACCGACACCACCGACACCACCGACACCGCCCTCGAGGACGCCGCCCGCGACCAGCTCGCCCTCGTCCTGGTGCCCGAGGTCCCCGCCGAGGAGATCGACCCGGACGCCGACATGGTCGCCGCCTACGGACTGACCTCCCTCAACAAGGTCCTCTTCCTCACCGAGGTCTGCGAGGAGACCGGCGTGGACCTCGCCCACTTCACCGAGCACGACCTCGCCGACATGAAGACCCTCCGCGACGTCACCGCCGCCCTCGCCCGCCACCACCACGCCACCGCCACCGCCACCGTCACCACCACCGGAGCCTGA
- a CDS encoding AMP-binding protein — protein MPETIRRIVDGPPPATGHIHVARLDGTRTMPLRELHARAARLAHHLRSTHGTGPAHRIGILAANSLEWVLLDLAALRLGAQTAGLEPGKFTPSADLADRYDLHLLYTDQDTGATPGVLPMEGILALTDPDSDAEAPPLPPVTWTTEDVTTIKFTSGSTGIPKGLGATAGSIDSSLTAVQEIFEHTPDDHLFVFLPLSLLQQRYWVYSALLHGHDVTITTYEAAFATLRRVRPTVVMGVPAFYESARRQITARLRRTPGQDPAHAARALFGDRIRYLWTGSAPASPTVLRFFDDEARLPLYEGYGLNETCIVTKNHPGAHREGSVGRAVRGKEVLIGEDGVISVRSTHPVNNHYAYARPGDSEKVFSPDGTVRTGDLGHLDEDGYLFVHGRADDVIVLDNGKKVIVRPIEELMRADPAIAECVLFSPTQTDLVAVVSPATAPADHRAIAARLAAVNAATTPDERISRVLVADPPFSIEGGLLTSQYKPKRPDIRAAYHAPLHSQEAGIHA, from the coding sequence GTGCCGGAGACGATCCGCCGGATCGTCGACGGCCCGCCCCCGGCGACCGGCCACATCCACGTCGCCAGACTGGACGGCACCCGCACCATGCCCCTGCGCGAGCTCCACGCCCGCGCAGCCCGCCTCGCGCACCACCTGCGGAGCACCCACGGCACGGGCCCCGCCCACCGCATCGGCATCCTCGCCGCCAACAGCCTGGAATGGGTCCTCCTCGACCTGGCCGCCCTGCGGCTCGGCGCGCAGACCGCCGGCCTGGAACCCGGCAAGTTCACCCCCTCCGCCGACCTCGCCGACCGCTACGACCTGCACCTCCTCTACACCGACCAGGACACCGGCGCGACCCCCGGGGTCCTGCCCATGGAAGGGATCCTGGCGCTGACCGACCCGGACTCCGACGCGGAGGCGCCGCCGCTCCCACCCGTGACCTGGACCACCGAAGACGTCACCACCATCAAGTTCACCTCCGGCAGCACCGGCATCCCCAAGGGCCTCGGCGCCACCGCCGGCAGCATCGACAGCTCCCTCACCGCCGTCCAGGAGATCTTCGAACACACCCCCGACGACCACCTCTTCGTCTTCCTGCCCCTCTCCCTCCTCCAGCAGCGCTACTGGGTCTACTCCGCCCTCCTCCACGGCCACGACGTCACCATCACCACCTACGAGGCCGCCTTCGCCACCTTGCGCCGCGTCCGCCCCACCGTCGTCATGGGCGTCCCCGCCTTCTACGAGTCCGCCCGCCGCCAGATCACCGCCCGCCTGCGCCGCACCCCCGGCCAGGACCCGGCACACGCCGCCCGCGCCCTGTTCGGCGACCGGATCCGCTACCTGTGGACCGGCTCCGCGCCCGCCTCGCCCACCGTGCTCCGCTTCTTCGACGACGAGGCCCGCCTGCCCCTCTACGAGGGCTACGGCCTCAACGAGACCTGCATCGTCACCAAGAACCACCCCGGCGCCCACCGCGAGGGCAGCGTCGGCCGGGCCGTACGCGGCAAGGAGGTGCTCATCGGCGAGGACGGGGTCATCAGCGTCCGCAGCACCCACCCCGTCAACAACCACTACGCCTACGCCCGCCCCGGCGACTCCGAGAAGGTCTTCTCACCCGACGGGACCGTCCGCACCGGCGACCTCGGCCACCTCGACGAGGACGGCTACCTCTTCGTCCACGGCCGTGCCGACGACGTCATCGTCCTCGACAACGGCAAGAAGGTCATCGTCCGCCCCATCGAGGAACTGATGCGCGCCGACCCGGCCATCGCCGAGTGCGTGCTGTTCAGCCCCACCCAGACCGACCTCGTCGCCGTGGTCTCCCCGGCCACCGCCCCCGCCGACCACCGGGCCATCGCCGCCCGCCTGGCCGCCGTCAACGCGGCCACCACCCCCGACGAGCGCATCAGCCGCGTCCTCGTCGCCGACCCGCCGTTCAGCATCGAGGGCGGCCTGCTGACCTCCCAGTACAAGCCGAAGCGCCCCGACATCCGGGCCGCCTACCACGCCCCGCTGCACTCCCAGGAGGCCGGAATCCATGCCTGA